In the Helianthus annuus cultivar XRQ/B chromosome 11, HanXRQr2.0-SUNRISE, whole genome shotgun sequence genome, one interval contains:
- the LOC110943547 gene encoding uncharacterized protein LOC110943547: protein MKEYLIQLPTLTAPKGKEPLILYLSAAEVAVRAVLMVERENIQTPIYYISKMLTGPETRYSMIEKLVLALVHATRRLRRYFSGHVITVLTNYHLGQILSKPDVAGRMAKWAIELGGYNILYRPRPVIKGQVLADFATEVPIDKVQECEAIQNPIPVFDDRVWTLHTDGASNDDGAGAGLRLVSPDDHELTYAICLDFRSTNNEAEYEAFLAGLCLALKMGARNLEANVDSKLVAEQVNGHYDAKGETMALYLEQARALISQFQTFRVNHIKRSENKHADALSKLAVTSFKHLEKEVRIEVLSNPSVTLKQVNIIEIGNPSWMSPIILYLQHGKLPEEKTEARKIQNKAVNYEMADGILYRKSFMGPLLRCVDKTDAQYQVREIHEGLCGIHAGPRMVVAKIMSVGYYWPGMHVDAVEISQKCTACQRHAPKTLRPNNPLVPVTSAWPFQ, encoded by the coding sequence ATGAAAGAATATTTAATTCAGTTACCAACACTGACTGCACCAAAAGGAAAAGAACCATTGATCCTATACCTGTCTGCGGCGGAAGTAGCAGTAAGGGCAGTATTGATGGTAGAACGGGAAAACATCCAGACCCCAATTTACTACATAAGTAAGATGCTCACCGGCCCAGAAACTCGTTACTCGATGATAGAAAAGCTAGTCTTGGCACTAGTACATGCAACACGACGCCTACGCAGGTATTTTTCAGGACATGTCATCACAGTTCTCACCAATTATCATTTGGGCCAAATCTTATCCAAGCCCGACGTAGCGggaaggatggctaaatgggcTATTGAGCTAGGGGGATATAATATCTTGTATAGACCAAGACCGGTAATTAAAGGGCAAGTTCTGGCAGACTTTGCCACGGAAGTTCCCATCGATAAAGTTCAAGAATGTGAAGCAATCCAGAACCCTATTCCTGTTTTCGATGATAGGGTGTGGACCTTACACACAGATGGCGCTTCCAATGATGACGGAGCCGGCGCAGGCCTTCGATTAGTCAGTCCTGACGATCACGAACTTACATACGCCATATGCTTGGATTTCCGAAGTACAAATAACGAAGCCGAATACGAAGCATTCTTGGCAGGTCTCTGCCTAGCACTTAAAATGGGAGCAAGGAACCTTGAAGCCAACGTCGACTCAAAGCTAGTGGCCGAGCAAGTAAATGGCCATTACGATGCTAAAGGAGAAACTATGGCATTATACCTTGAACAAGCGCGGGCATTAATCAGCCAATTCCAGACATTCAGGGTTAACCATATAAAGAGAAGTGAAAACAAGCATGCAGACGCATTGAGCAAACTGGCCGTGACCAGcttcaaacacttagaaaaagaGGTGCGCATAGAGGTACTATCCAATCCCTCTGTTACTCTCAAACAAGTCAACATCATAGAGATCGGCAATCCATCGTGGATGTCCCCGATCATTTTGTACCTACAACACGGGAAGCTTCCGGAAGAAAAAACAGAAGCCAGGAAAATTCAGAATAAAGCAGTAAACTACGAAATGGCAGACGGCATTCTTTACAGGAAGTCATTCATGGGACCGTTACTTAGATGCGTTGACAAGACAGACGCACAATACCAGGTCAGAGAAATCCATGAAGGCTTGTGTGGAATACATGCTGGTCCACGTATGGTAGTAGCCAAAATAATGAGCGTAGGATATTATTGGCCGGGAATGCACGTAGATGCGGTAGAGATCTCACAAAAATGCACAGCATGCCAACGCCACGCGCCAAAGACGCTCCGACCAAACAATCCGCTAGTGCCAGTCACATCTGCTTGGCCATTTCAATAA